The Euphorbia lathyris chromosome 3, ddEupLath1.1, whole genome shotgun sequence genome contains a region encoding:
- the LOC136223353 gene encoding protein ELC-like, producing MVPPAASSPNQQATQQFLSSVLSQRGPSSLPYTEDTKWLIRQQLLSLIATYPSLEPKTATFTHNDGRTVNLLQADGTIPMPFQGVTYNIPIIIWLMESYPRHPPCVYVNPTRDMIIKRPHPHVNPSGLVSVPYLQNWIYPSSNLVDLVRELGGYFGRDPPLYSQRRPNPSPSHSHTPSPSPSLNYAGNQSNLSNLSHSSSLGSMGSGGGYGGYQRPMNSRPYPPSPYGGSAGMPPPARSQTDDAADVFKRNAMNKIVESVHGDILQLRKAREGEMENLFSAQAALRRREEEINKGLKEMQDEKEGLEAQLQVVLMNTDVLESWVRENEGKPKGSGVDLDVDSAFECNDPLSKQMLDCTAADLAIEDVVYCLDKAVQEGSVPFDQYLRNVRLLSREQFFHRATAAKVRAVQMQAQVANMAARAPHYGT from the coding sequence ATGGTGCCACCGGCGGCGAGCTCACCGAACCAGCAAGCGACTCAACAATTCCTCTCCTCCGTTCTCTCTCAACGCGGCCCTTCCTCTCTCCCTTATACTGAAGATACCAAATGGCTAATCCGGCAGCAACTTCTTTCTCTCATAGCTACATATCCTTCTCTCGAACCTAAAACCGCTACTTTCACTCACAACGATGGCCGTACAGTCAATCTCCTCCAAGCTGACGGCACCATTCCGATGCCGTTTCAGGGCGTAACTTACAATATCCCTATCATTATTTGGCTTATGGAGTCTTACCCTCGGCATCCTCCTTGTGTATACGTGAATCCTACTCGcgatatgatcatcaagaggCCTCATCCACATGTTAATCCGTCGGGGTTAGTCTCTGTTCCTTATTTGCAGAATTGGATCTATCCGAGTTCGAATCTTGTTGATCTTGTTCGTGAATTGGGTGGGTATTTCGGCCGCGATCCTCCGTTGTATTCTCAACGGCGTCCGAACCCTAGCCCTAGCCATAGCCATACTCCTAGTCCTAGTCCGAGCCTCAATTACGCTGGGAATCAATCCAATTTATCCAATTTGTCGCATTCGTCAAGTTTGGGATCCATGGGGTCTGGTGGGGGATACGGTGGTTATCAACGCCCGATGAATAGTAGGCCGTATCCGCCATCTCCGTATGGCGGTAGCGCTGGTATGCCGCCACCTGCACGGTCACAAACAGACGATGCTGCGGATGTTTTTAAAAGGAATGCGATGAATAAGATAGTTGAGTCGGTTCATGGGGATATTCTGCAATTGAGAAAAGCAAGGGAAGGGGAAATGGAGAATTTATTCAGCGCGCAGGCTGCGTTgaggagaagggaagaagaaattAACAAGGGGCTTAAGGAGATGCAAGATGAGAAGGAGGGTTTGGAGGCGCAATTACAAGTTGTATTGATGAATACAGATGTTTTAGAATCATGGGTGCGAGAAAATGAGGGGAAACCTAAAGGAAGTGGTGTTGATTTAGATGTGGATAGTGCATTTGAATGCAATGATCCTCTCTCGAAACAGATGTTAGATTGTACAGCAGCAGATTTAGCAATTGAAGATGTGGTTTATTGCTTAGATAAGGCAGTGCAGGAAGGGTCTGTGCCGTTTGATCAGTACTTGAGGAATGTAAGATTGTTATCAAGAGAGCAGTTTTTCCATCGGGCTACTGCAGCCAAAGTCCGGGCTGTGCAGATGCAGGCTCAGGTTGCAAATATGGCTGCTCGAGCACCCCATTACGGTACCTGA
- the LOC136222781 gene encoding galactoside 2-alpha-L-fucosyltransferase-like, producing the protein MELSKTSKFCIVACLMAFPLIIIVSVNNQDHMSNLITLAKFKAQNLIGSKYNSDKIPEDVLLGGLLASGFDQESCLSRYQSAQYRKHSPGNPSPYLVSKLRNYEKLHKKCEPHSESYNRTVQVLGSMNVSTPTECNYIVWKAQEGLGNRILTMTSAFLYALITNRVLLVDHYSDMADLFCEPFPNTSWLLPRDFPDEFKWNSHRPTFGNLLRSNVISASMKFTPPFLYVFLAARLDFFDLLFYCEDYHRSILQKVPWLILRSDEYFVPSLFLMPSFQEELDRMFPDKETVFHHLGRYLFHPANKPWGLITRFYQSYLAKAEQRIGMQVRVFNLRSISFQRLMDQIIACTLNENLMPTLDKQKLIASPSKNKASKAVLIASLHSHFYDNLTSMYWTFPTTSGDVVAFHQASHENRQHSKENNHNMKAWVEMNLLSLSDVLVTSSSSTFGYVSTGLAGVRAWMLSKPEGWNTSFPPCQRVLSMEPCLHLPPSYDCKAKVKADMANVVPYVKHCEDSASGLKLVNIQS; encoded by the exons ATGGAGTTGAGCAAAACGAGCAAGTTTTGTATAGTAGCATGTTTGATGGCTTTCCCTCTTATAATCATAGTTTCAGTCAACAACCAAGATCACATGTCCAATCTCATCACACTTGCTAAATTCAAAGCTCAAAACCTTATTG GTTCAAAATATAATTCTGATAAAATTCCTGAAGATGTACTTCTGGGTGGACTTCTAGCTTCAGGATTTGATCAGGAATCCTGTTTGAGCAGATACCAATCTGCTCAATACCGAAAACATTCGCCAGGAAATCCGTCTCCATATCTCGTCTCCAAGCTTCGAAACTACGAAAAACTTCACAAGAAATGCGAACCTCATTCGGAATCATACAACAGAACCGTTCAAGTTCTTGGTTCCATGAATGTTTCAACTCCTACAGAGTGTAATTACATAGTTTGGAAAGCTCAGGAAGGATTAGGAAACCGGATTTTAACTATGACTTCAGCTTTTCTTTATGCTCTAATTACAAACCGAGTTTTGCTTGTCGACCACTACTCCGACATGGCTGATCTCTTCTGCGAACCGTTCCCGAATACATCCTGGTTGTTGCCTCGGGACTTCCCGGACGAGTTCAAATGGAACAGTCACCGGCCTACTTTCGGAAACTTGCTGAGGAGCAATGTGATTAGTGCCTCAATGAAGTTTACACCTCCTTTTCTGTATGTTTTTCTAGCTGCTCGTCTCGATTTTTTCGACTTGTTGTTCTATTGTGAGGATTACCATAGAAGTATTCTTCAAAAAGTGCCTTGGTTGATCTTGAGATCGGACGAATACTTCGTCCCGTCTTTATTCCTGATGCCATCTTTCCAGGAAGAACTTGACAGGATGTTTCCTGACAAAGAAACTGTTTTTCACCATTTAGGCCGGTACCTTTTCCACCCGGCAAACAAGCCTTGGGGACTAATCACAAGGTTCTATCAGTCCTACCTGGCGAAAGCAGAACAACGAATTGGTATGCAAGTCCGAGTTTTCAATCTGAGATCAATTTCATTCCAGAGACTAATGGATCAGATTATAGCTTGTACACTTAATGAAAACCTGATGCCAACATTAGATAAACAAAAACTAATAGCTTCTCCGTCGAAGAACAAGGCATCGAAAGCAGTACTAATAGCATCGTTACACTCGCATTTCTACGATAACTTGACGAGCATGTATTGGACATTTCCAACTACATCAGGAGATGTGGTAGCATTTCATCAGGCGAGCCACGAGAATCGTCAGCATTCTAAGGAAAATAATCATAATATGAAGGCATGGGTTGAAATGAATCTGTTAAGTTTGAGTGATGTCCTGGTGACTAGCTCCAGTTCGACTTTCGGGTATGTGTCTACGGGACTTGCAGGAGTGCGAGCATGGATGCTTTCCAAGCCGGAGGGTTGGAACACGTCTTTCCCGCCTTGTCAAAGAGTCCTGTCAATGGAACCTTGTCTCCATTTACCGCCCAGCTACGACTGCAAGGCGAAGGTGAAGGCGGATATGGCGAATGTTGTTCCTTATGTCAAGCATTGTGAGGATTCAGCTTCAGGATTGAAGCTTGTCAACATTCAATCATGA